ACTACTTAATACTTTATTTACCTAAATCAGTACTGTTCCGTAACAGGCTAAAAAAATCGTCACGTATGTTTTGATTGGCAAATACACCCCCATACTCCAATGTAGTAGTGGCACTCTCTTTGTCTTTTATCCCTCTAGATGAAACACATAGATGCTTTGCATGTATGACCACAATGACATCTTCGGTATCTAATGTTGTCTGTAGATCTTTTAAAATTTGAAGACAGAGCCGCTCCTGGACTTGTGGCCTGTGGGCATAATAGTCTACCAAACGGTTGATTTTCGATAACCCGACCACTTTACTTTTTGGAATGTATCCAACATGGGCATATCCTACAATAGGCAAAAAATGGTGTTCACAAGAAGAGTCTATAGATATGTCTTGTTCTACCAGCATACGTTGATAGCCATAGGTATTTGGAAAGGTGGAAATTTTAGGTTTGTTTTTGGGGTCCAAGCCATAAAATAATTCCTTGACATACATTTTTGCAAAACGATAAGGTGTTCCAGAAAGACTCTCATCGGTAAGGTTCAGACCTAATTCTTCCATTATTTTTGAA
The nucleotide sequence above comes from Flagellimonas sp. HMM57. Encoded proteins:
- the folE gene encoding GTP cyclohydrolase I FolE, which produces MDKSQIEALGDNHIATSVKTPMRVDAFEHTDSEKIKNIQFHFSKIMEELGLNLTDESLSGTPYRFAKMYVKELFYGLDPKNKPKISTFPNTYGYQRMLVEQDISIDSSCEHHFLPIVGYAHVGYIPKSKVVGLSKINRLVDYYAHRPQVQERLCLQILKDLQTTLDTEDVIVVIHAKHLCVSSRGIKDKESATTTLEYGGVFANQNIRDDFFSLLRNSTDLGK